One genomic segment of Streptomyces niveus includes these proteins:
- a CDS encoding GNAT family N-acetyltransferase has protein sequence MDPETPPFLRTPRLRLRDCVEADLDRLLALDNDPGVKRFIDGGVPAAPETFRAEALPRLLGRGFWAAEERSSGEWLGWFELRPLNDAGWEVVELGYRLHRAVWGRGYATEGARALVHKAFTELGTERVTANTMTVNTGSRRVLDKAGLTYLRTYFEEWPEVIEGSEQGDVEYALTREEWRRTVGE, from the coding sequence ATGGACCCCGAGACCCCGCCCTTTCTCCGGACCCCCCGGCTGCGGCTGCGCGACTGCGTCGAGGCCGACCTCGACCGTCTCCTCGCGCTGGACAACGACCCCGGCGTGAAGCGCTTCATCGACGGCGGCGTGCCCGCCGCGCCCGAGACGTTCCGGGCCGAGGCCCTGCCCCGGCTCCTCGGGCGCGGCTTCTGGGCGGCAGAGGAGCGGTCGTCCGGCGAGTGGCTCGGCTGGTTCGAGCTGCGCCCGCTGAACGACGCCGGCTGGGAGGTGGTGGAGCTGGGCTACCGGCTGCACCGCGCGGTGTGGGGCCGGGGGTACGCGACGGAGGGGGCTCGCGCGCTCGTACACAAGGCGTTCACCGAACTGGGCACGGAGCGGGTCACGGCGAACACGATGACGGTCAACACCGGTTCCCGGCGGGTGCTGGACAAGGCCGGGCTGACGTATCTCCGTACGTACTTCGAGGAGTGGCCGGAGGTCATCGAGGGCTCGGAGCAGGGGGACGTGGAGTACGCGCTCACGCGTGAGGAGTGGCGGCGCACGGTCGGCGAGTGA
- a CDS encoding methyltransferase domain-containing protein — protein MARESAVYTHGHHESVLRSHRWRTAENSAAYLLPELRSGLDVLDVGCGPGTITADLAELVAPGTVTAADAAADVLERAAETVAARGLSNVRFAVADVHALDFPDDSFDVVHAHQVLQHVGDPVQALREMRRVCRPGGVVAARDSDYGAFTWFPSSPELDGWQELYRRVARANGGEPDAGRRLRSWARRAGFTDITSTATAWCFATPEERAWWSGLWAERTTASVYAELAVRGGHATGERLAGVAAAWRAWGADPDAWFMVPHGEVLCRV, from the coding sequence ATGGCACGAGAGAGCGCCGTCTACACCCACGGCCACCACGAGTCGGTCCTGCGCTCGCACCGCTGGCGGACGGCGGAGAACTCGGCGGCGTATCTGCTCCCCGAACTCCGTTCCGGGCTCGACGTGCTGGACGTGGGCTGCGGTCCCGGCACCATCACGGCCGACCTGGCGGAGCTGGTGGCGCCCGGCACGGTGACCGCGGCGGACGCGGCGGCCGACGTGCTGGAGCGGGCCGCTGAGACGGTCGCGGCGCGTGGCCTGTCCAACGTCCGCTTCGCCGTCGCCGACGTCCACGCGCTGGACTTCCCGGACGACTCCTTCGACGTCGTCCACGCCCACCAGGTGCTCCAGCACGTCGGGGACCCCGTCCAGGCGCTGCGCGAGATGCGCCGGGTGTGCAGGCCGGGAGGCGTGGTCGCGGCGCGCGACAGCGACTACGGCGCGTTCACCTGGTTCCCGTCGTCGCCGGAGCTGGACGGCTGGCAGGAGCTGTACCGCCGGGTCGCCCGCGCCAACGGCGGCGAACCGGACGCGGGCCGCAGGCTCCGCTCCTGGGCCCGCCGGGCGGGCTTCACGGACATCACGTCCACGGCGACGGCCTGGTGCTTCGCCACCCCGGAGGAGCGCGCGTGGTGGAGCGGCCTGTGGGCGGAGCGGACGACGGCGTCGGTCTACGCGGAACTCGCGGTACGCGGCGGCCACGCGACCGGCGAGCGGCTCGCCGGTGTCGCGGCGGCGTGGCGTGCCTGGGGCGCCGACCCCGACGCCTGGTTCATGGTCCCGCACGGCGAAGTCCTCTGCCGGGTCTGA
- a CDS encoding VOC family protein: MEILGTTLRICVDDLETSVAFYERLTGSPALRFERGGVSVAAVSCFLLMSGPAEEIEVLRKVTATIAVKDVDEAFAALTAVGAQVVAGPVPTPAGRNLIAVHPDGSVFEYVDRNPVQSG, translated from the coding sequence ATGGAAATCCTGGGAACCACGCTGCGCATCTGCGTCGACGACCTGGAGACCTCGGTCGCGTTCTACGAACGGCTGACCGGTAGCCCCGCGCTCCGTTTCGAGCGCGGCGGGGTCTCCGTCGCCGCCGTCAGTTGCTTCCTGTTGATGAGCGGTCCTGCCGAGGAGATCGAGGTGCTGCGCAAGGTCACCGCCACGATCGCCGTCAAGGACGTCGACGAGGCGTTCGCCGCGCTCACGGCCGTCGGCGCCCAGGTCGTCGCGGGCCCGGTCCCCACACCGGCCGGCCGCAACCTGATCGCCGTCCACCCGGACGGCTCGGTCTTCGAGTACGTGGACCGCAACCCGGTCCAGAGCGGCTGA